Proteins encoded by one window of Dioscorea cayenensis subsp. rotundata cultivar TDr96_F1 chromosome 20, TDr96_F1_v2_PseudoChromosome.rev07_lg8_w22 25.fasta, whole genome shotgun sequence:
- the LOC120251318 gene encoding cytochrome P450 71A9-like, translating to MESYLSFGNHHQLGLLPHQSLHKLSKKHGPLMLLKLSQVPTLVVSSSQMTKDILKTHDLNFTNRPILRAAEILLYGSSSMGFSPYGEPFGGIEEEPLNMSQVLYFFTNDMLCKAILGKFSREEDRNKLFHKMIEENVRLLSGFNLVDYFPSLGWLNSLLDLDKRAKRNFNKWDVVLNQIFQEHGMIDEKVKDDGFMDILLSI from the exons ATGGAAAGCTACCTTTCATTTGGAAACCACCATCAGCTTGGCTTGCTACCCCACCAATCCCTTCACAAGCTTTCAAAGAAGCATGGACCTCTCATGCTTCTAAAACTCAGTCAAGTTCCCACTCTTGTGGTTTCATCTTCTCAAATGACTAAGGATATCTTGAAGACTCACGATCTCAATTTTACAAACAGACCAATTCTTAGAGCTGCTGAAATTTTGCTTTATGGAAGCTCGAGCATGGGTTTCTCACCTTATGGTGAACCTTTTGGAGGAATTGAAGAAG AACCATTAAACATGAGCCAAGTGTTGTACTTCTTCACTAATGACATGCTTTGCAAGGCCATTTTAGGTAAGTTCTCCAGAGAAGAAGATAGGAACAAGCTATTTCATAAAATGATAGAAGAGAACGTTCGTTTGCTAAGTGGTTTTAATTTGGTGGATTATTTCCCTTCACTTGGATGGTTAAACTCACTACTAGATTTGGATAAGAGGGCTAAAAGGAATTTCAATAAATGGGATGTTGTTCTTAATCAGATCTTTCAGGAACATGGGATGATTGATGAAAAAGTAAAAGATGATGGCTTTATGGACATTTTGCTATCAATTTAG